A stretch of the Tardiphaga sp. 709 genome encodes the following:
- a CDS encoding metallophosphoesterase, with the protein MTAFTLAHLSDPHVPPMPEPQWRELLGQRVLGYLNWRRNRHLIHRRDMLDVIVSDMQAQQPDHIAVTGDLVNLALDAEFPRARRWIESVGTPDKVSLAPGNHDAYVRGAPERFAETFGDYMRSDGTPDMRFPFLRIRGPLALIGVSSSVPTAPFMATGSLGDAQLKALNLMLGALAEAHLFRVLLIHHPLRSKQKMKRLTDSDALQAILKRHGVELILHGHDHIHSTMWFDGPQRRIPAIGVPSASAVAHGHKPAAAYNLFAIERDGERWRCEQTVRGFGGSNMVHELTRTLLV; encoded by the coding sequence ATGACCGCTTTCACCCTCGCCCATCTGTCCGATCCGCATGTTCCGCCGATGCCGGAGCCGCAATGGCGCGAGCTCTTGGGGCAGCGCGTGCTCGGCTACCTGAACTGGCGGCGCAACCGGCACCTGATCCACCGCCGCGACATGCTGGATGTCATCGTCAGCGACATGCAGGCGCAGCAGCCGGACCATATTGCCGTCACCGGCGACCTCGTGAATCTCGCCCTGGATGCCGAATTCCCGCGTGCGCGCCGCTGGATCGAAAGCGTCGGCACACCGGACAAGGTCTCGCTGGCCCCCGGCAATCACGACGCCTATGTGCGCGGGGCACCGGAGCGCTTTGCGGAAACCTTCGGCGACTATATGCGCAGTGACGGCACCCCCGATATGCGCTTTCCGTTTCTGCGTATCCGCGGCCCGCTGGCACTGATCGGCGTGTCTTCAAGCGTGCCGACTGCGCCGTTCATGGCGACGGGCTCGCTCGGTGACGCGCAGCTCAAGGCACTCAACCTTATGCTTGGCGCTCTCGCAGAAGCGCATCTGTTTCGCGTATTGCTGATTCATCATCCGCTGCGCTCAAAGCAGAAGATGAAGCGACTGACGGATTCAGATGCGTTGCAGGCCATACTCAAGCGCCACGGCGTCGAGCTGATCCTGCACGGTCATGACCACATTCACTCGACCATGTGGTTCGACGGCCCGCAGCGGCGCATTCCTGCCATCGGAGTGCCGTCGGCGTCAGCGGTTGCACACGGCCACAAGCCAGCAGCCGCCTACAATCTGTTCGCCATCGAACGCGACGGCGAGCGCTGGCGCTGCGAGCAAACCGTGCGGGGCTTCGGGGGCAGCAATATGGTGCATGAGCTGACGCGAACGTTGCTGGTGTAG
- a CDS encoding DUF1993 domain-containing protein: MPFYDSVVPAYLQMLASLSAGLKKAEAYAAAEKIEPAVLLGTRLFPDMLPLSRQIQLSCDFATKGSARLSGSEVPAVPDTETTFDELQQRIGRTVDYLKNYKPAQFDGGETREITFPTGPGKTTTMSGQQFLTSFSLPSFYFHVTTAHGILRMCGIDVGKRDFLGAQ; this comes from the coding sequence ATGCCGTTCTATGATTCCGTCGTGCCCGCCTATCTACAGATGCTGGCCAGTCTGTCCGCTGGACTGAAAAAGGCCGAAGCCTATGCTGCCGCAGAGAAGATCGAGCCCGCCGTCCTGCTCGGCACGCGACTTTTCCCGGACATGCTGCCACTGAGCCGGCAGATCCAGCTCTCCTGCGATTTCGCCACCAAGGGCAGCGCGCGCCTATCCGGCAGCGAAGTGCCGGCGGTGCCGGATACCGAAACGACCTTCGATGAATTGCAGCAGCGAATCGGCAGGACCGTCGATTACCTGAAGAACTACAAGCCCGCCCAATTCGACGGCGGCGAGACCCGGGAGATCACCTTCCCCACCGGCCCCGGCAAGACCACCACCATGTCCGGCCAGCAATTCCTCACCAGCTTCTCGCTACCGAGCTTCTATTTCCACGTCACCACTGCCCACGGCATCCTGCGGATGTGCGGCATCGACGTCGGCAAGCGCGACTTCCTCGGCGCGCAGTAA
- a CDS encoding ABC transporter substrate-binding protein, with protein MTSAAALITATALLAAPAKADEATIQKWIDSEFQPSTLSKADQLKELQWYEKAAQPFKGMEINIVSETITTHEYESRTLAKAFSEITGIKLKHDLIQEGDVVEKLQTQMQSGKNVYDGWINDSDLIGTHFRYGQTIALSDYMTAEGKDVTSPTLDVKDFIGTSFTTAPDKKMYQLPDQQFANLYWFRYDWFTNPDYKAKFKAKYGYDLGVPVNWSAYEDIAEFFTNDIKEINGVKVYGHMDYGKKDPSLGWRFTDAWLSMAGNGDRGLPNGLPVDEWGIRMEGCRPVGSSVERGGDTNGPAAVYSIAKYLDWMKKYAPPQAQGMTFSESGPVPAQGNIAQQMFWYTAFTADMVKPGLAVMNADGTPKWRMAPSPHGSYWKEGMKLGYQDVGSGTLLKSTPADRRKAAWLYLQFITSKTVSLKKSHVGLTFIRESDIWDKSFTERAPKLGGLVEFYRSPARVQWSPTGNNIPDYPKLAQLWWQNIGDASSGAKTPQQAMDSLAAAQDSVLERLERSKVQGECGPKLNKKETAEFWYNKSAKDGNIAPQRKLANEKPKGETVDYDTLIKSWPATPPQKRASAN; from the coding sequence ATGACCAGCGCTGCTGCGTTGATCACGGCGACTGCGCTGCTCGCCGCGCCGGCCAAGGCCGACGAAGCCACCATTCAGAAGTGGATCGACAGCGAATTCCAGCCATCCACGCTGTCGAAGGCTGACCAGCTGAAAGAACTGCAGTGGTACGAGAAGGCCGCGCAGCCGTTTAAGGGCATGGAGATCAATATCGTCTCCGAAACCATCACCACGCACGAATACGAATCGCGCACGCTGGCCAAGGCGTTCTCCGAAATCACCGGCATCAAGCTGAAGCACGACCTGATCCAGGAAGGCGACGTGGTCGAGAAGCTGCAGACCCAGATGCAGTCCGGCAAGAACGTCTATGACGGCTGGATCAACGACTCCGATCTGATCGGTACGCATTTCCGCTACGGCCAGACCATCGCGTTGTCGGACTACATGACCGCGGAAGGCAAGGACGTCACCAGCCCGACGCTCGACGTCAAGGACTTCATCGGCACGTCCTTCACCACCGCGCCGGACAAGAAGATGTATCAACTGCCCGACCAGCAGTTCGCCAACCTCTACTGGTTCCGGTACGACTGGTTCACCAATCCCGACTACAAGGCCAAGTTCAAGGCCAAGTATGGCTACGATCTCGGCGTGCCCGTGAACTGGTCGGCCTATGAAGACATCGCCGAATTCTTCACCAACGACATCAAGGAGATCAACGGCGTCAAGGTCTATGGCCACATGGATTACGGCAAGAAGGATCCGTCGCTCGGCTGGCGTTTCACCGACGCCTGGCTATCGATGGCCGGCAATGGCGACAGGGGTCTTCCGAATGGTCTGCCCGTCGATGAGTGGGGCATTCGTATGGAAGGCTGTCGTCCGGTCGGCTCCTCCGTCGAGCGCGGCGGCGATACCAACGGTCCGGCCGCCGTGTATTCGATCGCGAAATATCTCGACTGGATGAAGAAGTATGCCCCGCCGCAGGCGCAGGGCATGACCTTCTCGGAGTCGGGGCCGGTGCCAGCACAGGGCAATATCGCCCAGCAAATGTTCTGGTACACCGCTTTCACCGCCGACATGGTGAAGCCGGGTCTCGCGGTCATGAATGCTGACGGAACGCCGAAGTGGCGCATGGCCCCGTCGCCGCATGGCTCCTACTGGAAGGAAGGCATGAAGCTCGGCTATCAGGACGTCGGTTCGGGCACGCTGCTCAAGTCGACCCCGGCGGATCGCCGCAAGGCAGCCTGGCTTTATCTGCAGTTCATCACCTCGAAGACAGTGTCGCTGAAGAAGAGCCATGTCGGACTCACCTTCATTCGTGAGAGCGATATCTGGGACAAGTCGTTCACCGAACGCGCGCCGAAGCTCGGCGGTCTGGTCGAGTTCTATCGCTCGCCGGCCCGCGTGCAGTGGTCACCGACCGGCAACAACATCCCGGACTATCCGAAGCTGGCACAGTTGTGGTGGCAGAACATCGGCGACGCCTCGTCCGGTGCAAAGACGCCGCAGCAGGCGATGGACTCGCTGGCCGCAGCTCAGGATTCGGTGCTCGAACGTCTTGAACGATCCAAGGTTCAGGGCGAATGCGGACCGAAGCTGAACAAGAAGGAGACCGCCGAGTTCTGGTACAACAAGTCGGCGAAGGACGGCAACATCGCGCCCCAGCGCAAGCTGGCCAACGAGAAGCCGAAGGGCGAGACGGTGGACTACGACACGCTGATCAAGTCGTGGCCCGCGACCCCGCCGCAGAAGCGCGCGTCGGCGAACTGA
- a CDS encoding short-chain fatty acyl-CoA regulator family protein encodes MAGESGKKLFVGPRFRRIRQQQGLSQTQMAEGLGISPSYINLIERNQRPVTAQLLLRLAETYDLDLRDLATADEDRFFAELNEIFSDPLFRQIDLPKQELRDLAELCPGVTHALQRLYAAYTEARRGETMVAAQMADRHEGAPFEANPIERVRDLIEANRNYFPELEAAAEGLRDEINVPSQDLFAALSARLRDKYSIVTRIMPVDVMRETLRRFDRHRRQLLISEMVDAPGRAFQVAFQIGLVECSSNFESIVGRAGPLDDTTRRLYRITLANYFAAAALMPYAAFHTAAEALSYDVQVLGQRFNVGFEQICHRLTTLQRPNARGVPFFMLRVDNAGNVSKRFSSGTFPFSKFGGTCPLWNVHSTFDTPDRLLSQVIELPDGGRYFSIAQTLRRPAAPHPQPQPRFAIGLGCEIRHAGKLAYSAGIDLEKAEGTPIGVNCRLCERENCSQRAEPPITRSLILDENTRRVSSFAFSNAREL; translated from the coding sequence ATGGCGGGCGAGTCTGGCAAGAAGCTGTTCGTGGGGCCGCGCTTCAGGCGGATCCGGCAGCAACAGGGCCTGTCCCAGACCCAGATGGCGGAGGGGCTCGGGATTTCGCCGAGCTACATCAATCTCATCGAGCGCAACCAGCGGCCGGTCACCGCGCAATTGCTGCTGCGCCTCGCCGAGACCTATGACCTCGATCTCCGCGATCTCGCGACGGCTGATGAAGATCGCTTCTTCGCGGAGCTGAACGAGATCTTTTCCGATCCGCTGTTTCGCCAGATCGATTTGCCGAAACAGGAATTGCGCGATCTCGCTGAACTCTGTCCCGGCGTCACGCATGCGCTGCAGCGGCTCTATGCGGCCTATACCGAAGCGCGGCGCGGCGAGACCATGGTGGCGGCGCAAATGGCCGATCGGCATGAAGGCGCGCCATTCGAAGCCAATCCGATCGAACGCGTGCGTGATTTGATCGAGGCCAACCGCAATTACTTCCCCGAACTCGAAGCGGCCGCCGAAGGCCTGCGCGACGAGATCAACGTGCCGTCGCAAGACCTGTTTGCGGCACTGAGCGCGCGACTGCGCGACAAATATTCGATCGTCACCCGCATCATGCCGGTGGACGTGATGCGCGAGACGCTCAGACGTTTCGACCGACATCGCCGGCAATTGCTGATCTCGGAAATGGTCGATGCGCCCGGCCGCGCCTTTCAGGTCGCGTTCCAGATCGGTCTCGTCGAGTGCTCGTCAAATTTCGAGAGCATCGTCGGCCGCGCCGGCCCTCTCGACGACACGACGCGGCGACTTTATCGCATCACACTGGCCAACTATTTTGCAGCGGCGGCGCTGATGCCCTATGCGGCGTTCCATACCGCCGCTGAAGCGCTGAGCTATGACGTGCAGGTGCTCGGCCAGCGCTTCAATGTCGGCTTCGAGCAGATCTGTCATCGCCTCACCACGCTGCAGCGGCCGAATGCGCGCGGCGTGCCGTTCTTCATGCTGCGCGTCGACAATGCCGGCAACGTGTCGAAGCGGTTCTCGTCAGGCACCTTCCCGTTCTCGAAATTCGGCGGCACCTGTCCACTGTGGAACGTGCACTCGACCTTTGACACGCCGGACCGTTTGCTGAGCCAGGTGATCGAACTGCCCGATGGAGGCCGTTACTTTTCCATTGCGCAGACGCTGCGCAGGCCGGCGGCACCACACCCGCAGCCGCAACCGCGCTTCGCTATCGGCCTCGGCTGCGAGATCCGCCATGCCGGCAAGCTCGCTTATTCGGCAGGCATCGATCTGGAAAAGGCCGAAGGCACGCCGATCGGCGTCAACTGCCGCCTGTGCGAGCGCGAAAACTGCAGCCAGCGCGCCGAGCCGCCGATCACGCGGAGTCTGATTCTGGACGAAAACACGCGGAGGGTGTCGAGCTTTGCGTTCAGCAATGCGCGGGAGTTGTGA
- a CDS encoding N-acetyltransferase encodes MNDLSLTILAETANDAQIIERLHARTFGPGRYVLSAYRLREHVGHLLDLSFTARIGTLLVGSVRQLPICVGDTPALLLGPLTVEPPFRSRGVGRKLLDRAIADARKKGHKLILLVGDEPYYRRVGFKAIPKGNVTMPGPVDQNRLLVLELVEGAAAGLAGAVRPDWDAVKS; translated from the coding sequence ATGAATGACCTTTCTCTGACCATCCTGGCGGAAACCGCCAATGACGCCCAGATCATCGAGCGGCTGCATGCCCGCACCTTCGGCCCGGGCCGTTACGTGCTATCAGCCTACCGGCTGCGCGAACATGTCGGTCATCTGCTCGATCTGTCTTTCACGGCACGGATCGGCACGCTGCTGGTCGGCTCGGTCCGGCAATTGCCGATCTGTGTGGGCGATACGCCGGCACTGCTGCTCGGGCCGCTGACCGTCGAGCCGCCGTTCCGCAGCCGCGGCGTCGGCCGCAAGCTGCTGGACCGCGCCATCGCCGATGCGCGCAAGAAGGGCCACAAGCTCATCCTGCTGGTCGGCGACGAGCCCTATTACCGCCGGGTCGGCTTCAAGGCGATCCCGAAGGGCAATGTGACCATGCCGGGTCCGGTCGATCAGAACCGGCTGCTGGTGCTGGAGCTGGTGGAAGGCGCTGCTGCGGGGCTCGCCGGCGCTGTCCGGCCGGACTGGGACGCGGTGAAGTCGTAG
- a CDS encoding lytic murein transglycosylase, with protein MSIRFVILLATSALIALASPASAQRAASCHNGQSFDQFLAGLKQQAVAAGVSQRAMAEASPYLVYDQGIVNRDRGQRVFGQLFTQFAGRMAADYRMQNGQLKIKANAAAFARAEKEYGVPPAVIAAFWALESDFGVQMGNLQTLRSLVSLAYDCRRSKMFQDETIAALKIIDRGDLSPAEMIGSWAGELGQTQFLPTHYFNYAVDYDGDGHRNLLRSPADVIGSTAHYISTGLKWRRGEPWLQEVRVTDNVPWDQADLTIQLPRAKWASFGVSYPDGRPLPNDTMPASLLLPMGRHGPAFLAYANFAAYTEWNNSLIYSTTAAYLATRINGASKMRQPSAPVAQLSHPELRELQQLLVKRGFNVGKIDGILGQQSRTAVKAMQVKFGLPADSWPTAELLAALKSGR; from the coding sequence ATGTCGATTCGATTTGTAATCCTGCTCGCAACATCAGCCCTGATCGCCCTCGCCTCCCCCGCCTCCGCGCAGCGCGCAGCGTCCTGTCACAACGGCCAGAGCTTCGATCAATTCCTTGCCGGCCTGAAGCAGCAGGCCGTCGCCGCCGGCGTATCACAGCGCGCGATGGCGGAGGCCTCACCCTACCTTGTCTACGACCAAGGCATCGTCAATCGCGACCGCGGGCAGCGCGTATTCGGGCAGTTGTTCACGCAATTCGCCGGCCGCATGGCGGCGGATTACCGGATGCAGAACGGGCAACTCAAGATCAAGGCGAATGCCGCAGCCTTTGCGCGCGCCGAGAAGGAATATGGCGTGCCGCCTGCCGTCATCGCGGCGTTCTGGGCACTGGAGAGCGACTTCGGCGTGCAGATGGGCAATCTGCAGACGCTCCGTTCGCTGGTGTCGCTGGCCTATGACTGCCGGCGCTCGAAGATGTTTCAGGACGAGACCATCGCTGCGCTGAAGATCATCGATCGCGGCGATCTGTCGCCCGCCGAGATGATCGGCTCATGGGCCGGCGAACTCGGCCAGACGCAGTTTCTACCGACGCATTACTTCAACTATGCCGTGGACTATGACGGCGACGGCCATCGCAATTTGCTGCGCAGCCCCGCCGACGTGATCGGCTCGACCGCTCACTATATTTCCACCGGTTTGAAATGGCGACGCGGCGAACCGTGGCTGCAGGAGGTGCGGGTCACCGACAACGTGCCGTGGGATCAGGCCGATCTCACCATCCAGTTGCCCCGCGCGAAATGGGCGTCATTCGGCGTCAGCTATCCCGACGGACGGCCACTGCCGAACGACACCATGCCGGCATCGCTGCTGCTGCCGATGGGACGGCACGGCCCCGCCTTCCTCGCTTATGCGAATTTCGCCGCCTATACCGAATGGAATAATTCGCTGATCTATTCGACGACAGCAGCCTATCTCGCCACCCGCATCAATGGCGCCTCCAAGATGCGGCAGCCCTCCGCCCCTGTCGCGCAGCTGTCACATCCTGAATTGCGCGAGCTGCAGCAACTGCTGGTGAAGCGCGGCTTCAATGTCGGCAAGATCGACGGCATCCTCGGCCAGCAGAGCCGCACCGCGGTGAAGGCCATGCAGGTCAAGTTCGGCCTGCCCGCGGACTCCTGGCCGACGGCTGAATTGCTGGCGGCGCTGAAATCCGGGCGGTAA
- a CDS encoding NUDIX domain-containing protein — MTSPTLRQRLEPTLRKFVHLYFRFARGMTLGVRAVVLDADNRVFLVRHTYVTGWYLPGGGVEVGQTFREALDMELREEGRIELTGEPVLHGVFLNSHVSIRDHVAVYVVRQFRQDRLPEPNREIAETGFFALDALPHDTTEGTRLRLAEIFDGKPISATWRV; from the coding sequence ATGACCTCACCGACGTTGCGGCAGCGGCTGGAGCCGACCTTGCGCAAATTCGTGCATCTGTATTTCCGCTTCGCGCGCGGCATGACGCTGGGCGTCCGCGCCGTGGTGCTCGACGCCGACAATCGCGTGTTTCTGGTCCGGCATACTTATGTCACCGGCTGGTATCTGCCCGGCGGCGGCGTCGAGGTCGGCCAGACCTTTCGCGAGGCGCTGGACATGGAGCTGCGGGAAGAGGGGCGCATCGAACTCACCGGCGAACCGGTTCTGCATGGTGTGTTTCTCAACAGTCACGTCTCGATCCGGGATCATGTGGCGGTCTATGTGGTCAGGCAGTTCCGGCAGGACCGGCTGCCCGAGCCCAATCGCGAAATCGCCGAAACCGGTTTCTTCGCCCTCGATGCCCTGCCTCACGACACCACCGAGGGCACGAGGCTGCGGCTGGCCGAGATCTTCGACGGCAAGCCGATCAGCGCCACCTGGCGGGTCTGA
- a CDS encoding NAD(P)H-quinone oxidoreductase, with the protein MTQSTYPASMKAVAFDHFGGPEALHYVEVPSPSVRPNDLIVHVAAAGINRADINYREGRYGKEPNFGDSDLAGLEIAGTVVDVGGAVTQFKPGDRIMGITGGGGYAELARIDVGLAMPVPSWITDIEAAAIPEAFVTAHQALFHLGGLQKGERVLIHGAGGGVGSAAVQLAILSEAGKVITTSSAQKQDRLRALGVDLAIDYRGEQFDEVLARLSPDAGVDVILDFVGGPYLERNIRSLRPGGRLIQIGVSGGSQATLPLDLVLFRRLRIEGTVMKSVSLTEKRNIVGRFAERWMPALAKGELKPIIDRTFALREASEAQRHFERAEHFGKILLVP; encoded by the coding sequence ATGACGCAGTCCACATATCCCGCTTCCATGAAGGCCGTTGCCTTCGACCACTTCGGCGGGCCGGAGGCCTTGCATTATGTCGAGGTACCCTCGCCGTCAGTGAGACCGAACGACCTGATCGTGCATGTCGCGGCTGCCGGAATAAACCGGGCGGACATCAACTATCGGGAGGGACGGTATGGCAAGGAGCCGAACTTCGGCGATTCCGACCTGGCAGGTCTGGAAATTGCGGGAACGGTGGTCGATGTCGGTGGCGCCGTCACACAGTTCAAGCCGGGCGACCGCATTATGGGCATCACGGGGGGCGGCGGCTATGCAGAGCTTGCCCGCATCGATGTCGGACTCGCGATGCCAGTCCCGTCCTGGATAACGGATATCGAAGCTGCAGCCATTCCCGAAGCCTTCGTGACGGCGCATCAAGCGCTCTTCCATCTCGGCGGCCTGCAGAAGGGCGAGCGGGTGCTGATCCATGGCGCGGGCGGCGGCGTGGGCTCCGCAGCGGTGCAACTGGCCATTCTATCCGAGGCCGGCAAGGTCATCACCACGAGCAGCGCGCAGAAGCAAGACAGGCTGCGGGCGCTGGGTGTTGATCTGGCGATCGATTACCGCGGCGAACAATTCGATGAAGTCCTCGCGCGATTGTCGCCCGATGCGGGAGTCGATGTGATCCTCGACTTCGTGGGCGGCCCCTATCTCGAGCGCAATATACGATCGCTGAGACCCGGCGGGCGCCTGATCCAGATCGGCGTATCCGGCGGATCGCAAGCGACGCTCCCTCTCGATCTCGTTCTTTTCAGGCGGCTGCGGATCGAAGGAACCGTGATGAAATCCGTTTCGCTGACGGAGAAGCGGAACATCGTCGGGCGATTTGCAGAGCGGTGGATGCCGGCACTCGCGAAAGGTGAATTGAAGCCGATCATCGACCGGACGTTTGCCTTGCGCGAGGCCAGCGAGGCGCAGCGGCATTTCGAGCGCGCCGAGCATTTCGGCAAGATTCTTTTGGTCCCCTAG
- a CDS encoding alkene reductase: MSTSKLFEPYKLGANTLTNRTVMAPLTRNRALPGNVPNPLAIEYYSQRASAGLLVTEGTPVSQQGQGYQDVPGIYTKEQIAGWKKVTEAVHAKGGHIYMQIWHVGRISHVSLQPNGGAPVAPSAIRANTKTFVNNTFTDVSEPRALELGEIQGVIDSFARGAANAVEAGFDGVEIHGANGYLLEQFARDSTNKRTDAYGGSLENRAKLMLEVAAAVAKEIGGDRTGIRISPVTPANDAAADTQAQKLFDYITDGLSAEKLVYLHVVEGATGGSRDNAPFDYASLRKRFSGTYIANNGFDLALANKVLETNAADLIAFGKPFISNPDLVERLKTGAPLNEADKATFYGGGAKGYTDYPVLAASK; the protein is encoded by the coding sequence ATGAGCACGTCCAAACTCTTCGAACCCTACAAGCTTGGTGCGAACACGCTGACCAATCGCACGGTGATGGCACCGCTGACGCGCAATCGCGCATTGCCTGGCAACGTGCCGAACCCGCTGGCGATCGAATATTATAGCCAGCGTGCCAGCGCCGGCCTTCTGGTGACGGAAGGGACGCCGGTGTCGCAGCAAGGCCAAGGCTATCAGGACGTCCCGGGCATCTACACCAAGGAACAGATCGCTGGCTGGAAGAAGGTGACCGAGGCCGTGCATGCCAAGGGCGGTCATATCTATATGCAGATCTGGCACGTCGGCCGCATCTCGCATGTCAGCCTGCAGCCGAATGGCGGCGCGCCGGTGGCGCCTTCCGCGATCCGCGCCAACACCAAGACTTTCGTCAACAATACCTTCACCGACGTCTCGGAACCCCGCGCGCTGGAGCTGGGTGAAATTCAAGGCGTCATCGACAGTTTCGCACGCGGCGCAGCCAATGCGGTCGAAGCCGGTTTCGACGGCGTGGAGATCCATGGCGCCAATGGTTATCTGCTTGAGCAATTCGCGCGTGACAGCACTAACAAGCGCACCGACGCCTACGGCGGCTCACTCGAGAACCGCGCCAAACTGATGCTGGAAGTGGCCGCGGCAGTTGCCAAGGAAATCGGCGGCGACAGAACCGGCATTCGCATCTCGCCTGTGACGCCGGCCAACGATGCCGCCGCCGACACGCAGGCGCAAAAGCTGTTCGACTACATCACTGACGGGCTCAGCGCCGAGAAGCTGGTCTATCTGCATGTCGTTGAAGGCGCGACCGGCGGCTCGCGTGACAACGCGCCGTTCGATTATGCCAGCCTGCGCAAACGTTTCAGTGGAACGTATATCGCCAATAACGGCTTCGACCTCGCGCTCGCCAACAAAGTTCTCGAAACGAACGCTGCTGACCTGATCGCGTTCGGCAAGCCGTTCATCTCGAATCCGGATCTGGTCGAGCGCCTGAAGACCGGCGCACCGCTGAACGAGGCCGACAAGGCGACGTTCTATGGCGGCGGCGCCAAGGGCTACACGGATTATCCGGTGCTGGCAGCATCGAAGTAA
- a CDS encoding HNH endonuclease: MGFGVFIHRTDSIYDDSPAEQYQFPSQYLSRAQTFVGDWIIYYEPRKVEATRGYFAIAKVERIIPDPSAAGMYLALIEPSSYLDFATPVPFNDAGGVIERGVLNEQGRISGRAQSAVRPVSPTDFERIVALGLDESVQILPRIGDISATPQFDEVQAPFVFEETRDRLNYLTSRIVRNRAFRRVILDAYDRRCSVTGLKLINGGGRAEVDAAHIKPVEANGPDIINNGIALSGTAHWMFDRGLISLSDELEILISRHVNDFESVRALVNKNGHALPPQRTSQRPHPHFLGWHRDNCFKQ, translated from the coding sequence ATGGGATTTGGGGTTTTCATTCACCGCACAGATTCGATCTACGACGACAGCCCGGCCGAGCAGTATCAATTTCCGAGTCAGTACCTCAGCCGGGCACAGACCTTCGTTGGCGACTGGATCATCTATTACGAACCGCGCAAAGTCGAAGCGACACGTGGCTACTTTGCCATTGCCAAGGTTGAGCGGATTATCCCAGACCCTTCAGCAGCAGGCATGTATCTCGCACTAATCGAACCATCGAGCTACCTCGATTTCGCGACACCTGTCCCCTTCAACGATGCTGGCGGCGTCATTGAACGTGGCGTCCTAAACGAACAAGGTCGGATTTCGGGTCGAGCCCAGTCTGCCGTGCGGCCGGTTAGTCCAACAGATTTTGAACGTATTGTAGCGCTGGGGCTCGATGAGAGCGTTCAAATACTGCCAAGAATTGGTGACATCTCAGCGACCCCACAATTCGACGAGGTGCAAGCGCCCTTCGTCTTCGAAGAAACGCGGGATCGGCTGAACTACCTCACCTCGAGAATCGTCCGAAACCGCGCCTTTCGTCGCGTCATTCTGGATGCTTACGACCGACGCTGTTCTGTGACGGGACTCAAGCTTATTAACGGTGGCGGCCGCGCCGAAGTAGACGCGGCCCATATTAAGCCAGTGGAAGCAAATGGCCCCGACATCATCAACAATGGGATCGCTCTTTCAGGTACAGCTCATTGGATGTTCGACCGTGGATTGATTAGCCTCTCCGACGAACTTGAAATCCTCATTTCTCGTCACGTGAATGATTTTGAGAGCGTCCGCGCTCTAGTCAACAAGAATGGCCATGCGCTTCCGCCTCAACGAACGTCACAGCGGCCGCACCCACATTTCTTAGGTTGGCATCGCGACAATTGCTTCAAACAATAA